Part of the Juglans regia cultivar Chandler chromosome 14, Walnut 2.0, whole genome shotgun sequence genome, CGCTAAATCCCTTGTGATTTGATGGCTATCTATTGAGAACCGGGGGTTTTCTGTATTTTCTAATTACACCCTTGTGTTTCCCCATTGCTCTGATTTGGTCTTTCCATCCACTTTTCATTTAAATAGATCTTTAAGTAAGATGTGAATGCTTTATTAACGTATACTGTCATGAAAGGTGACAAAAAGTTgtaaacattttatattttatatcctCTTGGTATATTTTACtctagattttatttaaaatccagTGAGATATGAGTTTGTTtagtatacttcctgtgtactaggTACATGCCtctttcattcacatcaataaagtttatctcttacttatcaaaaaaaagataTGAGTTTGTTTATCCCAAGATCTCCATTATGTATGTGTTTCGAACCAAAATGGAAACTTCCAATTGGTGATGTACTGATCCagattataagttataactatggATGCGAccaatctcttctttctttttttctatagGAGGGTAccccattatttttattaatacccTCACTTACGGCGAATGAATACTATGGTTACATTTGGTGGCAAcaagataataataaagaagagaagaaaagaaaacaaggtgaaaaaaattcaaacactgTCCAACTAAACTAAAAAACAAGAATAGCTGCAACTTATGTACAACCTCTTACATATAACAACTAAAGACAGTAAACCAATTTCACCTCTCATCTGCAGCATGGTGATGGAACCCTGTACAATCCACAGCCAACAACTCCCTAACCTCTCTTGGAACAGACTTTTAGGTAAAGTATTCACGAGAGACCCCTTTTGCTCCTTCCTTAGCCAACCAGTCAGCAACTTAGTTAGCCTCTCTGAAGGTATGAACCAAGTAGACATCAAGAGAATGAACATCTGTAAGATTCTGGCCCAAAAATCCCTTACTGACCAAGGCACCCCCAACACATCCTTTCATCCAACTTATCACCAGCTGCAAGTCTGATTCCTAAGTGCAACATATCCCTACTATgattagtaaaagaaaattttctcgTCAATTTTCTGTTCCCTTTTCTTTATTGTGTGCGTGCGCGCATCCATGTACCTGTCCATTGTCATTCTTTGCACGCACTCAAGTGAATATGCATCTATTATTCCCCATGGATATCTTCATACACATTTTGTTTGGAGTCATAAATTATTGTGGTTTTTCAATCCTATTTGCATGTGGTGATATTTTGCAAGACTTCCTTGTTAGAATATTTCCACACCTCGGAAGAAGAAAGATACGAAAGGTTTTTCTGCATAGACCTTTGGTGAAGTATCTTTCGTTACTAAAAACTAACAGTATATACtacgtataaaaaaatatattttttattcatcataaaTTAGTTTGTATTCACGTTGCATGTTATATATGCTCTTGAAACCTAAATATCATGGCTATAGTTAGATGTGTGCTGGGGTTAGCAATATTTTGCCATAGACTTGGATCCCTGCTATTGCAATATTTTAAGAggtgttattttatttctcaaggAAAGATGTTAAGGGGAAATgtattgttttccttttaggTTTAATATATGTGCAATGTTCAATAACTTTGACAAACACCTTAAGGCTTAGATACTATATCtaatttccaatttttttttgtgttaaaatgattttattcctAACAAAATGAACCAATAGACTACTACTTTCCCTTCCTTCCAGTTATCTATAAGTTTGCTTAAGATGATGATATCTTAccatgaattattttttaaatgcagAGGCCAACTTTCTCATTCGCGAAGTAAATCAATGGTACAGAGAACCTGCTTCAACAAGTGCTAGTACTTCAGCATCCGATTTTTCCGAGTCTAATGAGTAATCACCCCCTattaagataaaatagttttatcATTTTAGGATGACAAACCTTGATTTGTGTTTCCTACGTCCTGATGTGATGCATACCGAAGATCTGTACACATGGCAGCAGAAAATtcaagtaataataaaaataagcaCTTTCTGTTTAGGAGAGACCATACTTGGGAGGTGAAAAGATGCCAAACCCACTTTTTGATCATCGAGTGTTCCTTAGAAGTCAAGGAATGGCTTCACAACAAAATGATGAGGAAACTGCATCTTGAAATTGTCATGCTTGACTCTGTTGTTGCTCCCCTTCCTCCCATTTAGAAACTAGTGATGAACCCTTATCCCTGGGTTTCCATTGGATTTCCTTCAAGTTATGCTAGGGAGTGCCCATGCTATATCGAGAGAAACTCCTTATGGTGTTCACAGTCTCTGCAATAGTATGAAGCCTTGCTCTTATATCTTTGATGTGGGGGAGAGCACAGATATAGATATCACTTTTCGATAAGGGTGAAAccacgagttttttttttttgttaaaagttcATCTCTAATCAGAGCCCCAACAGTACTTGTATTAATGCATGATTTTAGAATAGAATGGAGTCTTGCACCATTCATATTCCGAGAGTGACTGATAATTTTCTAGGAGAAGTGTTAGGttcataaaaaaagataaaatctcACAAACTAACGTAGTTTAGTCAAATTCGAGTTCAACttgattcatttattaaatgagttgttgtgaatataaacttattgtcgattattaaataatacaacttgtATATAGTTTGTTCACTcgtaaaaattcaaataattttatattgattattttttttatagttttatctctctatttataataagaatatttttaatatttaaagagaaTAGAGAATTAAACTCTTACAAAGATATTAGCAAAAAATCAGAATTTTACTCTTACAAAgttgtaaaatttaatatatatatatatatatataatttatttcataaaaatagagCAACTCGTAAATAAATTTTCAGTTAAACGCAACCAACTCTACTAActagaaaatgactatttacagccCTGCGGCCTGCAACCCCTTCGCCActctgtatctctctctctctcccgctaTGTGTAGATCGCCGCTGCCTCCTACAGTCCTACCACCGCACGCCCCCTAATCTCACTTGTCACAGACTcacactccctctctccctACTTCCTCTGCTGCTGCTTCCTTTCTCTTCCCATTTTTCTTAGTTCTACGCCTTTTACTAAGGCCTTTCAATCTCTCCAGCACAGGAACCATTTCGGACGAGGAGCACCCACTTCGTCCAAGTCCGGCGTCGCAGCTTCCAAAACCTATCCCTTCCCAGGCATTTACCATTCATAGGAACGGCCATTATCATCAAGTGCAGCCCTTGCAAGGTGTCCTTTTTTTCTATATCTTCATCCGTCATCCCACAAGGGAAGGTCTTCATGCGTTTTACTGGAATTCCTCCGCTTCCTGTAAACGATCATTTACTATTTCACACGATTCTAGTTTTGGCTGGCATTTTCACAAACATCTGGAGGGATACCGCATTTTCGCTATCCTTTCACTACTCAACTGCTTAAGGTGCAACATTTGACACGTTGATGGCCACCACAAGAATTGTTAAACTCGCTTCAGTTTTTTTGGATGAATTGCCTGCGCATTTGTCGTGGAGAGTCATCAATTGTTGGTCCAAGAATCAGTATCGATTTATGACCAGCAGTAAGCGTGTCCAAGACCGAAGCAAGAACAAACGTGTGCACGACCTGGAAATCGTAACCGAGAAGTGGAAGATAGCCAACAAGGTCCTCTTCTTAATGGAGATTCTAAAGAAAGAGCCTGAGATGATCATTCCCATCCGATCACTGGACCAGTACCGCAGGCAGATCAACCTCCCAAAGCCCCACAAGATCTCAGACTTCATTCGCAAATCCCCGAAACTCTTCGAAGCCTACAAGGATCGAAACGGCGTGGTATGGTGCGGAATGACCAAGCGAGCCGAGGACCTGGtggaagaggaggagaggatAATCGATGAGCACCAAGACAAGGCGGCGGAGCATGTGACGAGGTTTCTAATGATGTCGGTGGATAAACGGCTTCGTTTGGATAAAATTGCTCATTTTAGACGAGACTTTGGCTTGCCAATTGATTTTCGGACCACCTGGGTGCACAAATATCCTCAGTACTTCAAGGTGGTTAAATGCAACGACGATGAGATTGAGCATTTGGAACTTGTTTCTTGGAACCCAGCTTGGGCTGTTACGGAGTTGGAGAAGAAGGCAATGGGGATGAGTGAAGTTAACAACTATGCTCAAACCCCTGGATTACTTTCGCTTCCATTTCCTTTGAAGTTCCCTCCCAATTACAAGAAAGTGTATAGATATGGAGGAAAGATTGATCACTTTCAAAAGAGGTCTTATCTGTCCCCATACGCCGATGCCCGGGAACTCAAACCCGGATCACTAGAGTTTGATAAGAGGGCGGTAGCCATTATGCATGAGCTGCTTAGCTTTACCGTTGAAAAGAGATTGGTGACTGATCATCTTACGCATTTTCGCCAGGAGCTTGTGATGCCCCAGAAGTTGATGAGACTTCTTTTGAAGCATTTTGGGATTTTCTATGTCTCGGAGAGGGGGAAGAGGTTCAGTGTCTTCTTGAAGGAGGCGTTTGAAGGCTCGGAGCTCATCGAGAAAGGGCCATTTGTGCTTTGGAAGGAAAAGGTCCTGGGTCTTGCTGGTTacagaggaaagaagaagaagattcaaACGGCAAGTGACATGTCAGACATGGGAGATGATGATTACGATGATGATGGCGGCTTGTTTGATAACGATTCTGAGAATGAAAACATTGAAATACAGCTTGAACTAGAAGAAGATAATAGCATTGGGAGATGGGAGGAGGATGCTTTTCTAAGAGACAACGATCACGATGAGATGGAGATTGGAGATGTTGGCTGTGCATACGAGGAGGATGCTTGAGGTCAATATACTTTTTTGTTCACAATTTCTTTAAGACAAAAGAAACTCACATCTTTGTTTAATAGAGtagattattaaataaatgcacTGTCTCTGCATTCGATTATGAGGTAGATGATGGTGAAAGAGTAGCAGTTTAGTTGAAAACAGGTtttgatgaaaatgaaaagttgaAGCTCGTCCATTGATTTATCAGTCTTCAAAGCATAAATCATTTTGTTCTCTTCCATAAAACTTCAAAATGATGCGACGAAACTGTTCTATACATGCAATCCCACCATCGACGACGTTTAGGTGATCAGTGGTTTCAGTTAAGAAATTCATATCAtttgtattttctaaaattcaactTTGATTTGTGAGCTTAGAAGCATGGAAATCCATTCGGTTTTCTAGTGATTGATCAGGACGACGGAACCATACATAAAAAGCTTCATTCTTTTAAGGTTTTGTCGTGGCTCAATCACACAAGGTTAACTGCATGCATACCAGTgcccaacctctctctctctctcggatgctgctgtttttgtttttcaagtcttaaaataaatgagagggaaaaaggAATCAAGCAAAGGATTCTCTGATGCTTTCTTTCACTAAAAGCTTATCCACCAACAATATAATCGAGACACCACAGCATCATAAGAACCAACACCAACATGAAATCCACTCACATTTTTTTAggtcttccttttcttttctttttttctttcattttattcattaGAACTCCTTTCCCTCAGCCACTACAGAGAAGGAAAAGATACAAACCGTCTGGGTAAACTAAAAAGATCTTTCCCTTCGAAGGGGGAAGTCCACTCCCTAGAACCAGCAGCAGATGGTGCATCAGCAGTGACCACTCCACCATCCTGCAACCCTGCTCTGAGCAAACCATTTGCATTAGGCACTGATCTCATAGATGGCTGAGCATTCACTCCAGAAGTATTTGAATCGTGTGTGTTGTTCCTTGAAAATGGAGGCAGCCCTAGCCACAATCCATTGGGACTCGGTGAAGACACACCTCTATCCAAAGTCCAATCTATGTTGGTGTAATCTAAGTGTGACATCAAACCACCTGTGTTCCAATCTACAGGAGATGATGCCCCCGACGAGCTGGATGAACCCAAACCAGAGAAGAGTCCAAGGGAAGAAGCAGCAACAAGGGTAGGAGATGCAACTGTTCTACTCCATAAACCATTCCCTCTACTGGTTCCAGGGGAATCTCCTGGGCTGTGGCCGGGGAAAaactgttgttgttgttgttgctgatATTGAAGTTGGTGGTACATCTGATTCAAGTTCTGATTGTTTGCACTGAGGCTTATAGTGCTAGGAATTTGTTGCAAAAAGCCACTGGGTTTCATAACTTCAACACCATTAGTAGGATACCAACTGGTGGCTGTTCCTGGGGGTGATGAGCTCATGCTACTGATTGACCCCTGTTTTGTATTGAGAGATTGAGGTCGCTGCATCATTTTAACTGGTTCCCTCACTGTTCCAGCCTGAAGGTTCTTAAATTCAGTTCCAACGGCCACATAACGGGTTTCAGCCTTTGCTGGTGACGTCAACAACTGCATAGATGATGCCAAAGAATAGGAAGCTGAAGGATTTGAGCCAGTACTTGACCACTTTTTCTCAGTTGGCATTGCAGTTTGTTGGGGTTTTGGCCATTCCAACTTCGGTTGACTTCTCTTCGAAGGCTGCAGCAAATTTTTGCTCCCAGGCTCTGAAACATGAACTGCTGTTTTTGTGTAGTTAAAATCCTTTTCATcctttttatgttgtattgtaGGAGGATTCAGTTTCATTTGTGGCCTTGAGTTCATGGAGGCAACTGAAAGCTTGCCATTACTAACAGTTGGAGGATCACCATTTTCTTCTGGTTTAGGTGAAGCAGATGATGGCTCTTGCTTCATTAGTTTTATAGTTTCTGCTGCCTTCTCAAGATCACCCTCACAGGCAACGACAGCTCTTTCTACTTCTGGTTTTAAGCACTTGTACCTTGTTTCCATATCTGCAATCTGGGCAAGCTCTTCTGATATgtcaattttcaaattactcCCAGCAAGGTTTTGATCCATGTGCTTTTCTGCTTCTTCGCCACCTTCAAACAACCAATTAACTGACTGCTCTACTTTTCCTTCATTCATTATGAGGGCCATTGTTGCACGCTCGTGTGGAAATCCCATTTGCACAATCTGTTGAGCAAGCAATTCAAGCTTTCTTGACATGAGATAGCCAGTACAACGCTCATGCAATTCCTGAGCTCGCTTTTCCTTTTGACGCTGATGCTTCCGTTCATTCTTCTGGCGGATTTTTTCTCGCTTGTCACCATCAGCACCTGGTATTATCGTTTCTTGCCGAACAGGAGGATTTGCC contains:
- the LOC109000619 gene encoding protein WHAT'S THIS FACTOR 1 homolog, chloroplastic, with product MATTRIVKLASVFLDELPAHLSWRVINCWSKNQYRFMTSSKRVQDRSKNKRVHDLEIVTEKWKIANKVLFLMEILKKEPEMIIPIRSLDQYRRQINLPKPHKISDFIRKSPKLFEAYKDRNGVVWCGMTKRAEDLVEEEERIIDEHQDKAAEHVTRFLMMSVDKRLRLDKIAHFRRDFGLPIDFRTTWVHKYPQYFKVVKCNDDEIEHLELVSWNPAWAVTELEKKAMGMSEVNNYAQTPGLLSLPFPLKFPPNYKKVYRYGGKIDHFQKRSYLSPYADARELKPGSLEFDKRAVAIMHELLSFTVEKRLVTDHLTHFRQELVMPQKLMRLLLKHFGIFYVSERGKRFSVFLKEAFEGSELIEKGPFVLWKEKVLGLAGYRGKKKKIQTASDMSDMGDDDYDDDGGLFDNDSENENIEIQLELEEDNSIGRWEEDAFLRDNDHDEMEIGDVGCAYEEDA
- the LOC109000618 gene encoding uncharacterized protein LOC109000618 isoform X1 translates to MFLGILWYAKRDSSSYYFKPQPRHPLGAFVFSKMSPASKSKSKDKKASKETQKASAKSSGPANATSGIPASAYNPLLGTFHTLEVPPTSSASPLQTNGRFQNIDETDEHPGGSLVAGVEYDSVSNNGSWSGESEDHKEKMANPPVRQETIIPGADGDKREKIRQKNERKHQRQKEKRAQELHERCTGYLMSRKLELLAQQIVQMGFPHERATMALIMNEGKVEQSVNWLFEGGEEAEKHMDQNLAGSNLKIDISEELAQIADMETRYKCLKPEVERAVVACEGDLEKAAETIKLMKQEPSSASPKPEENGDPPTVSNGKLSVASMNSRPQMKLNPPTIQHKKDEKDFNYTKTAVHVSEPGSKNLLQPSKRSQPKLEWPKPQQTAMPTEKKWSSTGSNPSASYSLASSMQLLTSPAKAETRYVAVGTEFKNLQAGTVREPVKMMQRPQSLNTKQGSISSMSSSPPGTATSWYPTNGVEVMKPSGFLQQIPSTISLSANNQNLNQMYHQLQYQQQQQQQFFPGHSPGDSPGTSRGNGLWSRTVASPTLVAASSLGLFSGLGSSSSSGASSPVDWNTGGLMSHLDYTNIDWTLDRGVSSPSPNGLWLGLPPFSRNNTHDSNTSGVNAQPSMRSVPNANGLLRAGLQDGGVVTADAPSAAGSREWTSPFEGKDLFSLPRRFVSFPSL
- the LOC109000618 gene encoding uncharacterized protein LOC109000618 isoform X2 — protein: MSPASKSKSKDKKASKETQKASAKSSGPANATSGIPASAYNPLLGTFHTLEVPPTSSASPLQTNGRFQNIDETDEHPGGSLVAGVEYDSVSNNGSWSGESEDHKEKMANPPVRQETIIPGADGDKREKIRQKNERKHQRQKEKRAQELHERCTGYLMSRKLELLAQQIVQMGFPHERATMALIMNEGKVEQSVNWLFEGGEEAEKHMDQNLAGSNLKIDISEELAQIADMETRYKCLKPEVERAVVACEGDLEKAAETIKLMKQEPSSASPKPEENGDPPTVSNGKLSVASMNSRPQMKLNPPTIQHKKDEKDFNYTKTAVHVSEPGSKNLLQPSKRSQPKLEWPKPQQTAMPTEKKWSSTGSNPSASYSLASSMQLLTSPAKAETRYVAVGTEFKNLQAGTVREPVKMMQRPQSLNTKQGSISSMSSSPPGTATSWYPTNGVEVMKPSGFLQQIPSTISLSANNQNLNQMYHQLQYQQQQQQQFFPGHSPGDSPGTSRGNGLWSRTVASPTLVAASSLGLFSGLGSSSSSGASSPVDWNTGGLMSHLDYTNIDWTLDRGVSSPSPNGLWLGLPPFSRNNTHDSNTSGVNAQPSMRSVPNANGLLRAGLQDGGVVTADAPSAAGSREWTSPFEGKDLFSLPRRFVSFPSL